The following is a genomic window from Anas acuta chromosome 3, bAnaAcu1.1, whole genome shotgun sequence.
GAGGGAACAGTGGATGAAAAGAAACTGCTCATGTTGCTAGATTTTAAACAGGGCCTgaataacagaacaaaaaatcacagtgtCTGGATCAACATATGTCTGTCAGACAAAGCATTGCAGGAGTTCCTGGTGAACACTGTTGCTTTTTGCCAGAAGTCTTCTCCAGAAAACACCACCTACATCAAATCTCTGCTGCAGCGCCTGCTGGATCCTCACATCTACTCTGTCAGGGACTTCCCCAGGGCTTCCTTTATTATGCAGTGGGTCTTCCAGAAGGAGCACACGCTTCCCAAAACTCCCAATATTTCCAGTCTTGAAGATCTCAATACGACACTGCTACAAATGAAGGAGTACATCATGGAAGTCACCTATGCACCGGCAACTTCTGCATCTGCCATTCATGACGCAAAGATCAAAGCCACCTTCACTATAAGCCAGTCTGTTTCTTCCTTGCTCCAGTCTCTGCAGCAAAGGGCACAGGAAGACATAGAACTCTTAGTGCTCTTAGTTACAACCAGCACGGGATACCAAGTAGAAAGTGGCACTTTTCAGTGCCTCCTTGGGTgtccagaaattaatttcatgatAAAGGAAATGCACGTGGCATATAACGAGTATCAGAGCCTGAAGGAACAGGATGTTTACAGAGCTCAGGCCTTCCTGCTGATGACGGGGCTCACCATAACATCCGAAAACAAGAAGGTGACCCCTGAGCAGAAAAATGACCGCTtagttttcatgaaagaaaagatgaaaaacacatgGTCCACAGAGATGAAAGCTCTCCTCGAAAAGCACAATGCATTCAAAGACTGGGAGAGTCTGGAAAGAGATTTGCAATCCTTCATCGATGGGCAACTGGAGGACACATCTGGCAACCTGAACAAAGATGATATAATGAAAGACCTGGAAGATGCTTTTCAAGGCATGCAGCCTCCCAGTCAGCGCAAACCCAAATCAGACAGCAGCAAATCCAAAGCAAGTCAAGCCACTGCAAGCCCAGAGCTCCTCAACTTACTTAAGCGCCTCGGGCTGGAAAGGTACTATCCAAGAAAAATGGGCACAGAAGATTTCCACATAATACACCAGACATCTGTACACAACAGCCAGCCCAGCAAGGACAGCGAGCTACCATTTTACTTCCTGCAAAGGCTCCTGACCATGGATTATCGGGTGAGGTACCTGACTTGCAAGGAGGCGAGTAAGCCGGGAGTCGCGCCCACACCAAACACCTCAGGGGAGGAGCACGAGCCCTCTGATTCCTTTGATGACTTTCTCAGTGACTTGGACAAAGGAGCCCCTGAATCTGCAAGCAGGGAGAGTCATGTGCACCCCATGGACCTCCAGATGGcaatttttcattgtgctgatGATTTCATGAGACAGTACCTTTCATCCAAGCTCGCTTTCTGCCAGTTTGCACTACCCCTCCTGGTACCAAACCCGGGCACTTCACAGATAGAGTTCCCTCTCTGGTCCCTCAGCCAAATCaagaagagctggaaagggACGGTGAAATTGGGAGAGGAGACCAGGACTAGCagtcacaaaaacaaactcatTCATCAGGCAGAGATGCCCATCGTGTCCTTCCTCCGCATCGgcagctctccttcctcttccaagtCTCAGCTCCTGAatgccctgctgagcaggaagaaACACGACACTTTTTTCCACCGCCATTGTGAAGGCAGCACCAAAGACTGCTTCCTGATGAAAGGTGTTGTGGAGATCTCCTGGTACCTTCCCCATGGTAGCGACAACGACAGCTTTAACGGCCCTGTTGCTTTCTGTAACCTGCACGGAGATGCAAGGGATCACGAACCCCAGCTGCAGTTTTTACAGGAGATCTCTGCCGTGAATGTGGTTCTTGTTTCTGAGTTGGATCAGAGCAAcgagaaaggcaggaaaatttTACATGATCTGTGGCAGATTCCGAGGCCTTTGGTTTGCCTTTTCACTGAGAAAGAGAGCATTGCAGCTGGCCGATCTGGCCAAAACATAAGAATAGGGatcaagaacagaaatgaagcagaattagTGGGTGAGCTGACAAAAACCATCCGAGACCTAGTGGAAGGGTCGAGCACGCTTGTTAGCCTCAATGCATGCCTGAGCACAGCTCGCCAGCACGGCTTCCTAGTTGATGAAGATGCAGAAGCGTGCGTGACAGCCAAAGAAACAGGAACCAAACTGGTGAATCTGTTGAAGAAGGAGAAGTTGTCTGAGATCAAATCACAACTACTGCCTCTTCAGGGAAAACTGTGGTACATGTGGTgtaaaaaggacaaagaactCACTCGCTTGCAGGAAAAGAGGAACAAGAGCATAGAGCATCATCGGAGCCAAATTGAATCGGAGAAGTCTGCAATACGAAGACAGCAACTAGGCAAAGCGTTTCCCCTCAATCAGCTGATAAAAACAGTCCTTGGCTTTCTCCAGTCACAGCCAGACAATACCaagaaattctttctgcagTGGATGAAGATCTTCATGGACGACATCTCCTCTGATCACCTTGATGAGCTGAGGAGAGAGTACCATCAGTTATGGTCTCAAATCCTGgcattaaagaaaagcaatggaaaaagcAACCTGAAAACTCAATTGATGAAGAAATTAGATGCCCTTTCCAATGAAATCAATGATTCGTCCATTGGCCTTGAGCACATTTTGAGAGAGGTGGGGCAGATTTATGAGGCACTGGAATCAACATACTCCAAAGAAAATTGGTATGTCAAACTATCTGAAATTGCTGCCAATCTGATGGTTTTAGGGTATCCCATTGAGCTGATGGATGGTGATGCTTCTTACGTACCACTGCAATGGATTGGAGCCGTCTTTGACAGGTTAATTGAGAAGCTAGGGGACAAGCAAGTATTTGTGCTTTCCGTGCTTGGCATCCAGAGCACAGGGAAGTCAACCCTGCTGAATGCCATGTTTGGTCTCCAGTTTAAGGTCAGCGCAGGGAGGTGCACCcggggagcgtttatgcagctcATTAAAGTGGACGAGAAGCTCCAACAGGATTTGAACTTTGATTACCTGCTCGTTGTTGACACAGAAGGACTTCGTGCCACAGAGATGGCCAATAAGCAGTCACTTAACCATGACAATGAGCTGGCCACCTTTGTCATTGGCATCGGCAACATGACTCTGATCAACATCTTTGGAGAAAATCCTTCGGAAATGCAAGACATCCTTGAGATTGCTGTGCAGGCTTTCCTGAGGATGAAGCAAGTTAATATTTCCCCAGCCTGCCTCTTTGTGCACCAAAACGTGGGTGAAATAACTGCAAAGGAACAGAACATGGAGGGACAAAGACGTCTGCAGGAAAAGCTGGATGAAATGACCGTGACCGCGGCCCAGCAGGAATTCTGTGACATCACCTGCTTCAGCGACGTCATCCGCTTTGACGTGAACACCCACATTCATTACTTTGCTCACCTGTGGGAAGGAAACCCACCGATGGCACCGCCCAACCCCACCTACAGCCAGAACGTCCAGGaattaaagagcaaaattctCCAAGCTGCCAAGAAGGAATCGCACAGCAGCGTTTTGAGGCTCTCCAGCTTGAAAGTTCGTATTAGTGACCTGTGGAATGCCCTGCTGaatgaaaactttgttttcagcttcaagAATTCAGTGGAGATTGCTGCCTACAAGAAACTGGAAACTGCGTTTAGTCAGTGGACCTGGCAGCTGAGAAGTCACATCTTAGACTtgcaaatgaaactggaaaacaaggTGCGGAATGGGGAGTTGGGCAAGGTCACCATGGAACACCTTGAAAAACTGGTGCAAGAGAGAAGTGATGCCATCACCAAGAACATGAAGACATTTTTTGGTAAAGGCAGAGACCGTGAAATTCTGATCCAgtggaaaagcagcacagaactgAAGCTGAAAGAACTGAGAGAGTCCCTTCTTGTTGAAACGCGAAGGAAGTGTGAGAAACTTCTAGAAGTAAAGAAGAGCCAGAGTAAACTGGATGAGAGGAAGTCTGAATATGAAAACGAGCTCctgagaaagagcagagagTTGGCCCTGTCTCTAAAAGGCCAGAAATTAGGTGAAAGTGAACTGAGAAACCGCTTCAATTCTATCTGGAAGCAGTGGGTTGCTGAAGTGTCCTCTGCTACTCCCCCTCTGGAACAGGTGAACATCGATGTGGATATAGAAAATGTCCTTCTAGATCACTTTAAGGAGCCTAATGTAGATAAACAAATATTGAATTTCTaccaaaataatacattttctcttGACAAAGAGAAACACGTGTCTAAGAAAAAAGGCTTCCGCATCTTTCCTAAGAGTTTGGACGATGCAGATGTGAACAACATGCACCGCATTACAGAGAGCATCAAAATGCGTGTGATAGAAAACATTGATAAGAAGGAAATGGACAAAATGGATTACAGTCGAacttttattcatgaaatattaaaagaagtGGAGGAAGGTATGAAGTCTGTTCCTAACACTGCAAATTACACTTTTAATAAAGAATACAATATGGAATTATCACTGTACCTGTGCAGAATGGCAGCAGAAAGGTTTAAAGACATGCACGCAGCattcaggaaagcaaatgatCCAGTCGTCTACCtggagagcaagagagaagacTTCTTCAAATGTTTCCAGATTTCCTGCCAAGGAGCCTCTTGTATCACAACATTTGCTGATTTCCTGTGCAGCAAGATTGCCCCAGCTCTTCGACACGCCATCTATGAGAAGACAGCTCTTGACATAGCTCGAGACATGAAGGATAAAATTCCAGATTTCAGAGGCAATAGATCCACTCTGGAATATTACATGCTGAAATACCtagcagaagaagaagaatttgtGAATTTCATGTATTATCTTAATGCCCCAGgagactttttaaattattacatTAAGACAAAAGTTGAGACGTACTGTTTAGATAAGAACAGAAGGCTAGAGACGTTTTTAAGAGACTCCCTCTCTCGTTACTCTGAAAATATTCAGTCAACTGTTTTTGCATCAACCAGGGTtgtcaaagacagaaaagacagaaaggatcAAATCTCTCTTTGGCTGGATGAATTCTGCAGAGCACTTGGAGATGTGCTAAGCTTGCCCAGGAGCGACCTGAAGGGCATTGAACATCAGGAGATAACAGACATAGAGTTCCTGAATAATGCCATGACAGAAGCGCTGTCTCCCGTTATTGATGATCTCAGGAAGGAGTTTGAAGAAGCTCGTATGAGCTCCTTTGAAAGGCAGCCTCACACAATACTGGCTGAGCAGTTTGCAGGGTGCCAGGAGCAGTGTCCATTTTGTGGGGCTGTTTGCACTAACACTATGCCAAACCATGACGGAGACCACCGGGTTGTCTTCCATCGTCCACGAGTTTTGACAGGATGCATATGGTATGAAAGGAGATTATTTAAATTGTATAAAACAGACAACCTAGTCATTGATATTTGTTCTAGCCTTGTTTCAAGTGACTGCTTATTCAGGATTGGTGAAGACAGATGGATCCCCTACAAGAAATACCGGGATGCAGGACATCCCTATTCCACTTGGAGCATTCCTCCTGATCCATCCATGCAAGCATACTGGAAATGGTTTGTGTCTTCTTTCAGGACACAGCTAGAACATCGCTACAATGGGAAATTTCATGGCAAGGGAGAAATCCCTGCTTCGTGGCACACTGTTACAAAGCAGAATGCACTCGCTGAACTGGAGAAATGTTAGGCTAAGTCGGTATGAAGGAAAAACTGCAAGTGCTTTGCATTTTAGAAGAACATAATACGAGGATAACCACAAAATCTTGTTGTAATGATTATGACTTAAACCATGTCAATAAAACTAAATGTAATTGCTGCAACGTTGGGTGAACTAAGGAGTGCTTCTCATGCCGCTGCTCAGCGATTCCCTTGCTGTGTGATAAAGTCAaagtcctcttcctttcttgccATAAATATTTACACCGGCTTTGTCTTAAAGCAAACTAGAAAAATATTCCGGTAGCAAGCAGTCATACCGCCAAGATCAAGACCAAGTGCCAGATgaagagcaaaggcagcatTAGAAAGTACCAGTTTTATCAACTACTATGAGAAAAGAAATGACACTGGCAAAAGAACAGTTTCCCTGCAGCAATACTTGTCACACTTGCAGAAAGGACAGCGGGGTCTGCAAGCAGGTGAACATTTGTGGAGAACTTGgctattttgttttttgggATTGTTGTTTGCATTCATAAACTCAGTACTCaggttctgttctttttctgatgCCATTAAAGCAATTAACGCAGCAGCCTATGCAGATTTTGACGGTGATTTTAACTCTGTGGTTATTAGGTATATGTCCTAGGTTAAGATGTGCCCCCACTTCCACGAGCCATTCCAACTCATGAGCCTGGGCCTGGCAAAGTTCCCTCCAGCTCCTTGCCACCCCAATTGCTTTTGCCAAGCACTCCTGTGTTGGGTAAAAGCCCTTTATAACCAATGTGGAGAATTAGACAGCTTTgcagcttcctcagcagctgtCAGCAGTGCGTGAGCTTAGCGTTTGTGCTGTCAAGACGGGCAGGTGACAACTGAACAaaaagggtctggagaacatgGAAGTGGCTCTGCCTGCACCAGTGCAGTGGGAGGGGGTGTTTACTGAGCACTTTTCCTGCAATCTTGCTGCAAACCCAATGACCAGAGTCTCCTGAAGAGCTGTCAAGAGTGGTGATTCATTATAATGCTTTGTAGTCTTTGCTAATAAACTTAGTTGGACTGGACTGGTCACTGCATGCTTCATTTCAAGGTGAGCCACAATTCTcctagaatcataaaatcagaatggtttgggttggaaaggactttgaagatcatctagttccaatccccctgctatgggcaggcCCACCTTCCCACTAGATcaaggttgctcaaagccccatccagcctggccttgaacacctccagggatggggcatccacagcatctctaggaaacctgtgccagtgcctcattGGTGTCatattaaagattttcttccttgtttctaagataaatctcccctcttttagtttaaagccattcccccttgtcctattgctacacatcctgataaagagtcccaccccatctttcctgtagaatcctagaatcatgaaggttggaaaagccctccaagaccatctggtccaatcatCACCCGATCACCAATGTCACCCAGCAAAcgatgtccccaagcaccatgtgtagtgggtttatgtggcaaggctttggtagcagggggccataggggtggtttctgtgagaaagatctagaagccgccccatgtttgggaagggccccattgttttccagagctgagccaataagcgatgttgtttcgcgcctctgtgagagtgtattgggtctggctggaatgttaactttcccagcagcagcccatacagtgccgtactctgtacttgtagctggaacagcagtgttatcacaccagtgttgtgtctgctgctgagcagcagtggcacagtattaggcctttctctaaccctcctagggggtgggcaaaaggtgaggagagaaacatcactagggcagctggcctaaaccaatcaaagggatattccataccatgtgatgtcacactcagcaataaaaggtggaaacaggaagaagaggggaggggtgggctctcgtttggaagacgtcggtcctcctctcgaacaccggctgcgtgcgttgaggccttgcttcaaggacgtggtcaatcatcgctcatttgtgggaagtagagagtaatttctttcctctgcacttccatatagccttcatttattttgtttgtttgttttcctcccttctttttattttcttttttttcccctccctttcccctttccctttttattttccccttagttaaattgttagttcatggtagtctttatttaattattataattatttccctttaattaaattatccttatctcaacccgtgagttgttcttcgctttacttctccccctcctcatctaaaggagggggagtgagagagcggttgtggggtttagctgcccagtacggtaaaaccaccacagagagcatatttaagacagggaaaaaaaacgctgcgccacacagcagccgggagagtcaagggagtgagaaacagctttgcaggtgccaaggtcagtgtaggagggggagaggtgctccaggcgccggagcagaagtcccctgcagcctgtggtgaggaccatggtgaagcaggatgtccccctgcagcccatggagtaccacggtggagcagggttccacgctgcagcccgtggaggagaccacggtggagcaggtggccctgcaccgatggaggctgcggcctgtggaagacccctgccggagcagattccaggccggacctatagcctgtggagaggagcccacgcaggagcaggtgacctagcaggagctgctgcccgtaggggagccaggttggagcagttttctcctgagggatggaccccgtggtacagacccatatctggagcagttcatcaaggactgcatcccgtgggagggaccccacagcacaggggacgagagtgaccgagaaggagcggcagagaagaagcgctgtagactgaccataacccccattcccccattcccctgcgccgctcggggggaggaggtggaagagggtgcatgggggggaaggtgcttttggtttctttcctttgtttctcacttctctagcttgttagtaatgagcaataaatcttactatctgtcttcttatgctgagtctgttttgcccgttacactaattattgcgtgattttctcgtccttatctcaatccttgagtccttttcacatattttctccccattcctctctgaggagggggagtgagagagtggctgtggtggagctccgctgcccactcgagcggaaccacgacagatgtccaacctctccttgaacacccccagggatggtgatgccactgcctccctgggcaacccatcccaaggcctgactgctctttctgagcagaaatgtctcctcatttccagcatgaacctcccctggcacaacttgggCCCATTCCCTTCTTATCGATGGGTGTCACCTttgcaagtctccagtcatctgcaACATCTCCAGTTGACTAGGCCCGCTGATACATGATGGAAATTGGCTCAGCAATGACATCTGCTagttccctcagcaccctcaggtgaatcccatctggccccatggacttgtgacagtccaggtggaggaGCAGGTCTCttactgtttccacctgaactgtgtGGGGGATATTCTGCTCTCCgtcccagacttccaggtcgGGATTCTGAGACCCTGAGGCGGAGCCCCTGAGGATAACTGGTCTGACTGCtgaagacagatgtaaagaaggcattgagaatctcagccttttccttatcctccgTAGTCATGTTCCAGTAaaagatggagattctccttggtCCTGCTcttatttatatctatatatatatatatttaaattatgtattaaacattatatacatacatatttatcatatatattattatatattattattgtatataatataatataatataatataatataatataatataatatatataatatgatatataatataatatataatgtatataatataatataatataatataatataatataatataatataatataatataatataattatataaatataaaatatttatattatatataaaaatataatatatataatatattataaatatattatatatatttctctgccaggcagagaaatgGGTCAGTAAGAGCTTCCTGCAGTTGCACAAGGACAAGCACAGCGTCCTGCCCCTGGGGTGGAGcaagcccagcaccaccacctgctgggggcagccggctggaagcagcctggcacagaagggcctggggtcctggtgggcaccGAGTTGAACAGGAGCCAGCAAAGGGCCCGCGCCACAaagagggctgctgctctggtggGCTGCACTGGgcaaagtgctgccagcagggcaagggaggggatCCTtcctcagcactggtgaggcccCATCTGCAGTACTGGGACCAggtctgggctccccaggatgAGAGAGACCTGGACGTACTGGAAAGAGGCCATGAAGACACTGCATTCCTAACTCATCTAACAGTCCAGCAATCAAATTCATCTCTCTCCAAGACTGTTCTGTCCAAGGCCATTTCCAAAACCATCAACAATCGTCTCAAAGTTTGTGCAGGATGGGAAAAGCCCCCGCGCTGAAGCAGGCCAagagcagctgctcc
Proteins encoded in this region:
- the LOC137855020 gene encoding interferon-induced very large GTPase 1-like — protein: MESQEERADAEEKKQLAKKLLAEAFAKEGLDEEYWLPKLSEILGVKSINALKHLQYEDYLKLECKIRYPWETKALQRLLGITSNETGVDELQKKHLERMKQRQEEAKSILRELEEMQKSCNHSKEMISKKEEALQQAMNIPKEYWAPPEKALLDELVSIRKQLEQQEKSMGKRENVSDEEVLRRASGGLALQGIYQTKSLEDVLAKREQLIRVPDGFMLTGPVQGLLLERKEFSSSAAEATFTKSMEQLGFSINASASDRFSGLIVETGVDSSKSSQSEDSRRSRSEQAYICTTKYQYMPLASYYFQKDQLRLSDAALRELQDIEQLLSITQEADRFHLLKSRCASFFRRFGSHVNQGPLHFGGIFWWKASAEGFRAEQWDEMKQQTSEALNSYVGASFSSYSTKWGVKGDASKSSSQASFQGRDRSSTHTAVQLYVTKTGGPAETDSLPEWKCGLVANNTTWCVIDRGFQLIPVWDIILSNHGSDFKSSHQMGSSLRAVYEALTNHSTGVIFGEEMASAVEEARAFLEQVKTWEGTVDEKKLLMLLDFKQGLNNRTKNHSVWINICLSDKALQEFLVNTVAFCQKSSPENTTYIKSLLQRLLDPHIYSVRDFPRASFIMQWVFQKEHTLPKTPNISSLEDLNTTLLQMKEYIMEVTYAPATSASAIHDAKIKATFTISQSVSSLLQSLQQRAQEDIELLVLLVTTSTGYQVESGTFQCLLGCPEINFMIKEMHVAYNEYQSLKEQDVYRAQAFLLMTGLTITSENKKVTPEQKNDRLVFMKEKMKNTWSTEMKALLEKHNAFKDWESLERDLQSFIDGQLEDTSGNLNKDDIMKDLEDAFQGMQPPSQRKPKSDSSKSKASQATASPELLNLLKRLGLERYYPRKMGTEDFHIIHQTSVHNSQPSKDSELPFYFLQRLLTMDYRVRYLTCKEASKPGVAPTPNTSGEEHEPSDSFDDFLSDLDKGAPESASRESHVHPMDLQMAIFHCADDFMRQYLSSKLAFCQFALPLLVPNPGTSQIEFPLWSLSQIKKSWKGTVKLGEETRTSSHKNKLIHQAEMPIVSFLRIGSSPSSSKSQLLNALLSRKKHDTFFHRHCEGSTKDCFLMKGVVEISWYLPHGSDNDSFNGPVAFCNLHGDARDHEPQLQFLQEISAVNVVLVSELDQSNEKGRKILHDLWQIPRPLVCLFTEKESIAAGRSGQNIRIGIKNRNEAELVGELTKTIRDLVEGSSTLVSLNACLSTARQHGFLVDEDAEACVTAKETGTKLVNLLKKEKLSEIKSQLLPLQGKLWYMWCKKDKELTRLQEKRNKSIEHHRSQIESEKSAIRRQQLGKAFPLNQLIKTVLGFLQSQPDNTKKFFLQWMKIFMDDISSDHLDELRREYHQLWSQILALKKSNGKSNLKTQLMKKLDALSNEINDSSIGLEHILREVGQIYEALESTYSKENWYVKLSEIAANLMVLGYPIELMDGDASYVPLQWIGAVFDRLIEKLGDKQVFVLSVLGIQSTGKSTLLNAMFGLQFKVSAGRCTRGAFMQLIKVDEKLQQDLNFDYLLVVDTEGLRATEMANKQSLNHDNELATFVIGIGNMTLINIFGENPSEMQDILEIAVQAFLRMKQVNISPACLFVHQNVGEITAKEQNMEGQRRLQEKLDEMTVTAAQQEFCDITCFSDVIRFDVNTHIHYFAHLWEGNPPMAPPNPTYSQNVQELKSKILQAAKKESHSSVLRLSSLKVRISDLWNALLNENFVFSFKNSVEIAAYKKLETAFSQWTWQLRSHILDLQMKLENKVRNGELGKVTMEHLEKLVQERSDAITKNMKTFFGKGRDREILIQWKSSTELKLKELRESLLVETRRKCEKLLEVKKSQSKLDERKSEYENELLRKSRELALSLKGQKLGESELRNRFNSIWKQWVAEVSSATPPLEQVNIDVDIENVLLDHFKEPNVDKQILNFYQNNTFSLDKEKHVSKKKGFRIFPKSLDDADVNNMHRITESIKMRVIENIDKKEMDKMDYSRTFIHEILKEVEEGMKSVPNTANYTFNKEYNMELSLYLCRMAAERFKDMHAAFRKANDPVVYLESKREDFFKCFQISCQGASCITTFADFLCSKIAPALRHAIYEKTALDIARDMKDKIPDFRGNRSTLEYYMLKYLAEEEEFVNFMYYLNAPGDFLNYYIKTKVETYCLDKNRRLETFLRDSLSRYSENIQSTVFASTRVVKDRKDRKDQISLWLDEFCRALGDVLSLPRSDLKGIEHQEITDIEFLNNAMTEALSPVIDDLRKEFEEARMSSFERQPHTILAEQFAGCQEQCPFCGAVCTNTMPNHDGDHRVVFHRPRVLTGCIWYERRLFKLYKTDNLVIDICSSLVSSDCLFRIGEDRWIPYKKYRDAGHPYSTWSIPPDPSMQAYWKWFVSSFRTQLEHRYNGKFHGKGEIPASWHTVTKQNALAELEKC